The following are from one region of the Silene latifolia isolate original U9 population chromosome 9, ASM4854445v1, whole genome shotgun sequence genome:
- the LOC141602625 gene encoding enhanced ethylene response protein 5-like: MILKYLIPVKLSVGILPEDSLLEKYSLLEYRDAVLALRRGDLQLLRCALQEYEDRFLRSGVYLVLEKLELQVYRRLIKKIYFIQKLRDPGRAHQIKLDVIVKALRWLQIEMDVDEVECIVAILIHKNLIKGYFAHKLKVVVLSKQDPFPNLTGKLVGS, from the exons ATGATCCTGAAATATCTGATACCTGTGAAGCTTTCAGTGGGCATCTTACCTGAAGATTCCCTGTTGGAGAAGTACAGCCTTCTTGAG TACAGGGATGCAGTCCTAGCTCTTAGAAGGGGTGATCTTCAACTTTTACGATGTGCTCTTCAAGAATATGAGGATAG ATTCTTGAGATCCGGTGTCTATCTTGTCCTGGAAAAACTTGAATTACAAGTTTATAGAAGACTGATTAAAAAAAT CTATTTCATCCAAAAGCTCAGAGATCCTGGCAGAGCACATCAAATTAAATTGGATGTTATAGTCAAGGCATTAAGGTGGCTTCAGATAGAAATGGATGTTGACGAG GTGGAATGTATTGTGGCCATTCTAATACATAAAAATCTGATTAAAGGGTATTTCGCACACAAGCTTAAAGTTGTAGTTCTAAGCAAACAAGACCCTTTCCCCAATTTAACTGGGAAGCTAGTGGGTTCGTAG